The proteins below come from a single Periophthalmus magnuspinnatus isolate fPerMag1 chromosome 7, fPerMag1.2.pri, whole genome shotgun sequence genomic window:
- the LOC117373425 gene encoding uncharacterized protein LOC117373425 isoform X2 — MSDSDMGENEDSNQWESPFKNLLLLGAIAAASAFVVTILIVLVCVGCQRKSKSKHPPAGEKGTSVNMQGTLRHPKLNSMSKSDTRLHEINRFPCNGNFSKSRPASMDLLLLHSRRSQTDLRPSHGRQLPQIPTSPPGSGQDSGGETGGDPEAGLVSGVGGGEARDHTYTEVGVRNNPTPTHALDDGLYETVGVREGEAGHKVPSAPPSILSNSPASVRAAQSPSAQANGARGGNSFGNNGRGNGRLNGGNGTMPGRGNNLSGMNRSPLSSVNSLTNQEPGGVEYASVRKFRKVEKSSRKENNGGDSQSDQSSVSDSPSAPPLHRSQEFPRKPLEPFHIHSFPKEAVFMGNGEQYIWKPPEDDDIITLHPPPHCGDNGQAHPSPPTAKEIAETYSIVCKNQRKKPPMENNGAKTLPRSFGGGRGKGRGVQVQARSQEEPCYEPVGSWSTCATAESDASYATVDSHRKREQLAGNSNSSVGGSATLKRKKPQQQQQQAALPAATPAQGSGPSSLPVRGLPGGEHFYESISDVKAGANSASTTTIFTFNDGMEMYVTGL; from the exons ATGAGTGACAGTGACATGGGTGAAAATGAAGACAGCAACCAGTGGGAATCTCCTTTCAAGAACCTACTGCTTCTGGGCGCCATTGCTGCTGCCTCTGCATTTGTCGTCACAATTCTTATCGTCTTGGTCTGTGTCGGCTGTCAGAG GAAGAGCAAGAGCAAGCATCCCCCCGCTGGAGAGAAGGGGACATCTGTGAATATG CAAGGGACTCTTCGGCATCCCAAACTGAACTCGATGAGCAAATCTGACACCAGGCTGCATGAGATTAATCGCTTTCCCTGCAATGGAAACT TCAGTAAAAGTCGTCCCGCCAGCATGGATCTCCTGCTGCTCCACAGTCGTCGGTCCCAGACGGACTTGAGACCTTCTCACGGACGCCAGCTCCCCCAGATCCCCACCAGCCCCCCGGGAAGTGGCCAGGACAGCGGGGGAGAGACGGGAGGTGACCCAGAGGCAGGACTAGTGAGTGGTGTAGGTGGAGGAGAGGCGAGAGACCACACCTACACAGAAGTGGGCGTGAGGAACAACCCCACCCCGACCCACGCCCTCGATGATGGCCTGTACGAGACAGTGGGAGTCAGGGAGGGAGAGGCGGGTCACAAGGTCCCCTCTGCCCCACCTTCCATACTGTCCAACTCCCCAGCATCTGTCCGAGCAGCACAGAGCCCCTCTGCACAGGCTAACGGAGCACGAGGAGGAAATAGCTTTGGAAAT AATGGCAGAGGGAATGGCAGATTAAATGGTGGCAACGGGACAATGCCAGGGCGAGGTAATAATCTGAGTGGCATGAACAgatctcctctgtcctctgtcaaCTCCCTGACAAACCAGGAGCCAGGGGGAGTGGAGTATGCTTCTGTGCGCAAGTTCAGAAAG GTTGAGAAGTCGAGCAGGAAAGAGAATAATGGTGGCGATAGCCAGTCAGACCAGTCCAGTGTGAGCGACTCTCCCTCTGCACCTCCACTCCATCGCAGCCAGGAGTTTCCACGCAAACCACTCGAGCCATTTCACATACACTCATTCCCCAAG GAGGCTGTGTTCATGGGCAATGGGGAGCAATACATCTGGAAGCCCCCTGAGGATGACGACATCATCACCCTGCACCCACCTCCACACTGCGGAGACAACGGACAGGCGCACCCGTCACCCCCCACTGCAAAGGag ATTGCAGAGACCTACTCCATTGTGTGTAAAAACCAGAGAAAGAAGCCTCCAATGGAAAACAATGGTGCTAAAACCCTCCCACGCTCATTTGGCGGGGGCAGAGGGAAAGGCAGAGGGGTACAGGTGCAAGCCCGGTCCCAGGAAGAGCCCTGCTATGAACCGGTAGGGTCCTGGTCCACATGTGCCACGGCTGAATCCGATGCCTCATACGCCACAGTCGACAGTCACCGGAAACGTGAGCAGTTGGCTGGCAACAGTAATAGCTCAGTGGGAGGTAGTGCTACTCTGAAGAGGAagaaaccacaacaacagcaacagcaagCAGCCCTCCCAGCAGCCACTCCAGCTCAGGGCTCCGGACCGTCCTCTCTGCCTGTCAGAGGCCTGCCCGGTGGGGAACACTTCTATGAAAGCATCAGTGACGTGAAAGCAGGGGCAAACAGCGCCAGTACTACCACCATCTTCACCTTCAATGATGGCATGGAGATGTATGTGACCGGACTGTAG
- the LOC117373425 gene encoding uncharacterized protein LOC117373425 isoform X1 yields MSDSDMGENEDSNQWESPFKNLLLLGAIAAASAFVVTILIVLVCVGCQRKSKSKHPPAGEKGTSVNMQGTLRHPKLNSMSKSDTRLHEINRFPCNGNSVSKSRPASMDLLLLHSRRSQTDLRPSHGRQLPQIPTSPPGSGQDSGGETGGDPEAGLVSGVGGGEARDHTYTEVGVRNNPTPTHALDDGLYETVGVREGEAGHKVPSAPPSILSNSPASVRAAQSPSAQANGARGGNSFGNNGRGNGRLNGGNGTMPGRGNNLSGMNRSPLSSVNSLTNQEPGGVEYASVRKFRKVEKSSRKENNGGDSQSDQSSVSDSPSAPPLHRSQEFPRKPLEPFHIHSFPKEAVFMGNGEQYIWKPPEDDDIITLHPPPHCGDNGQAHPSPPTAKEIAETYSIVCKNQRKKPPMENNGAKTLPRSFGGGRGKGRGVQVQARSQEEPCYEPVGSWSTCATAESDASYATVDSHRKREQLAGNSNSSVGGSATLKRKKPQQQQQQAALPAATPAQGSGPSSLPVRGLPGGEHFYESISDVKAGANSASTTTIFTFNDGMEMYVTGL; encoded by the exons ATGAGTGACAGTGACATGGGTGAAAATGAAGACAGCAACCAGTGGGAATCTCCTTTCAAGAACCTACTGCTTCTGGGCGCCATTGCTGCTGCCTCTGCATTTGTCGTCACAATTCTTATCGTCTTGGTCTGTGTCGGCTGTCAGAG GAAGAGCAAGAGCAAGCATCCCCCCGCTGGAGAGAAGGGGACATCTGTGAATATG CAAGGGACTCTTCGGCATCCCAAACTGAACTCGATGAGCAAATCTGACACCAGGCTGCATGAGATTAATCGCTTTCCCTGCAATGGAAACT CAGTCAGTAAAAGTCGTCCCGCCAGCATGGATCTCCTGCTGCTCCACAGTCGTCGGTCCCAGACGGACTTGAGACCTTCTCACGGACGCCAGCTCCCCCAGATCCCCACCAGCCCCCCGGGAAGTGGCCAGGACAGCGGGGGAGAGACGGGAGGTGACCCAGAGGCAGGACTAGTGAGTGGTGTAGGTGGAGGAGAGGCGAGAGACCACACCTACACAGAAGTGGGCGTGAGGAACAACCCCACCCCGACCCACGCCCTCGATGATGGCCTGTACGAGACAGTGGGAGTCAGGGAGGGAGAGGCGGGTCACAAGGTCCCCTCTGCCCCACCTTCCATACTGTCCAACTCCCCAGCATCTGTCCGAGCAGCACAGAGCCCCTCTGCACAGGCTAACGGAGCACGAGGAGGAAATAGCTTTGGAAAT AATGGCAGAGGGAATGGCAGATTAAATGGTGGCAACGGGACAATGCCAGGGCGAGGTAATAATCTGAGTGGCATGAACAgatctcctctgtcctctgtcaaCTCCCTGACAAACCAGGAGCCAGGGGGAGTGGAGTATGCTTCTGTGCGCAAGTTCAGAAAG GTTGAGAAGTCGAGCAGGAAAGAGAATAATGGTGGCGATAGCCAGTCAGACCAGTCCAGTGTGAGCGACTCTCCCTCTGCACCTCCACTCCATCGCAGCCAGGAGTTTCCACGCAAACCACTCGAGCCATTTCACATACACTCATTCCCCAAG GAGGCTGTGTTCATGGGCAATGGGGAGCAATACATCTGGAAGCCCCCTGAGGATGACGACATCATCACCCTGCACCCACCTCCACACTGCGGAGACAACGGACAGGCGCACCCGTCACCCCCCACTGCAAAGGag ATTGCAGAGACCTACTCCATTGTGTGTAAAAACCAGAGAAAGAAGCCTCCAATGGAAAACAATGGTGCTAAAACCCTCCCACGCTCATTTGGCGGGGGCAGAGGGAAAGGCAGAGGGGTACAGGTGCAAGCCCGGTCCCAGGAAGAGCCCTGCTATGAACCGGTAGGGTCCTGGTCCACATGTGCCACGGCTGAATCCGATGCCTCATACGCCACAGTCGACAGTCACCGGAAACGTGAGCAGTTGGCTGGCAACAGTAATAGCTCAGTGGGAGGTAGTGCTACTCTGAAGAGGAagaaaccacaacaacagcaacagcaagCAGCCCTCCCAGCAGCCACTCCAGCTCAGGGCTCCGGACCGTCCTCTCTGCCTGTCAGAGGCCTGCCCGGTGGGGAACACTTCTATGAAAGCATCAGTGACGTGAAAGCAGGGGCAAACAGCGCCAGTACTACCACCATCTTCACCTTCAATGATGGCATGGAGATGTATGTGACCGGACTGTAG